The DNA sequence GCCGTCGAGGACGAGCATCTTCGAGCGGTCGACGGCGTCGAGGATCTCCCGCCGGGGGTTGGTCTGCCAGCCGAGGATCGCCCAGGTGGCGCCGGGGTGCGCGGTGCGCAGCGCCTTCTCGACGGCCTGGGCGGCGGCGCCGACGGGGACGGGCCCGGGGGTGCCGCCCTCGTGCAGCAGGTCGATCTTGTACATCGAGGAGGCGCCGTAGAGCTCCTGCTGCACCCGGTAGTACGTGCGGGCGACGCGCGCGAAGTGGGCGGTGCGCGGGTCGAGCCAGTCGGGCCGGGGGAAACCGGCCCAGTCGCCCTGCGGGACGGTACGGGCGCCCTTGTTGCGGCGGGTGAAGTCGGGCGGGACGGTGCCGGCGTAGCCGGGCAGGACGGGGGTGATGCCGAGCTCGCGGAGCCGGTGCGTGATCCGCTGCGCCAGGGCGGTCCGGCGGTCGAGGAGGTCGCGGGAGACGGGGCCGCCGAAGGCGCTCATGTTCTGCATGAGCCACCAGGGCTGGTGGGCGGGGCCGGGAACCCAATTCCGGACTTCCGCGTCGGTGTAACCGTGTTCGATGAACGTTCGACGGTAGACCGCGTCGGCGCCCGCGTAGACCAGCACCTCGTTGAAGCCGTGCAGGGCGAGGACGTCGATCTCGCGTTCCCAGTAGGCCCAGTCGCGGTAGGGCCCGGTGTAGCCGTCGTTCGTGTCGTTGAGCGCGAAGCGGTGGCGGACGTTCGCCTCGGCGGCGATGGCGCCGCGGACGGCGGGGAGCGTGGCGGGCAGGGCGGTCCGCTCGCCGCTCCAGGAGAAGTGCGCGTGGGCGACGTCCCGCAGGTAGCGGTGGAAACCGGTGAGCTGGACGGCCGGGGTGCTGCCCTCGACGAGGATGTGCCCGGCCCGGCCGGTGACCCGGTAGACGTCCGCGCCGGAGCGGCGGGGCACCGTGCGGAACGTGACCTGGCGGTGGTGGCGGGGGAGGAGGCGGGCCAGCGCGGTGGCGGCGGCGTTTCCGCTGCCGGCCGCGGGAGCCTCGTCCGGTCTGTCCGTTTCCCCCGGTCTGTTGGGTGTGGTCGGAGCTCCCGGGGCGTCAGGAGGCGGCTGGGCGGCCGCCGCGGCCTCCCCCGAGGAGGCGCCGAGGGCGCCGAGCGCGGCGGAGCCGGCCAGGGCGCCGAGGACCGAGCGACGGGCGATGTGCATGAGTGACCTCCGAGGCAGCTGCGGCTACCGGCCTGGACCACTTGAGCGCCGAGTCGAGCGCCGAGATCCTATGAGCCCACGACTGCCGAACGTCAAGAGCGCCCTGGGCGAATCAGTCACACCGGTAACATTTACTGCGAATGGCCTCTTTCGGGTCGGTGGTCGGTCCCCCGTTCGGCGCTTTCCGGCGGCCGCCCCGATCGCTGCGGCTGTCGTGTCCGTGCCGTCCACGTCCTCCCTGTTCCCTCTGTCTGCCCTGCCCTCCGTGCCGTCCCTGTCGCCCCCGAGGATCCTCCCGCCCCCGGGCCCCCTCCCGTACCCGAGGAACGCCGTGCGACGACTCGGTGCCGTCTCCGGCATCCTCACCCTCCTCGCCACGGGCCTGTCCGGCGGGCTGCTCGCGGGCTGTTCGGAGCCCGGCGGGCTGGAGGTGAGCGGTCCGGCCCGGACGCCGGCGCCCGTCGCGCTGCCCGTGCGGGTCACCGAGGGTCCCGGCCGGCCCGGGCTGAGCCGCCCGGCGACGTTCGAGATCGCCGGGGTCGTACGGCTCACCCATCTGCGCTGGCGGTCCTGGGGCGGGCCGGTCGCCGAGGCGGCCGGCACGGTCACCGGCCCGTGGTGCGCCGCGGCCTGCGGGGACGGGCCACGCGAGGCCCGTGTCCGGTTCTCCGGACGCGTAGGGCAGGATCGT is a window from the Streptomyces mobaraensis genome containing:
- a CDS encoding alpha-N-acetylglucosaminidase yields the protein MHIARRSVLGALAGSAALGALGASSGEAAAAAQPPPDAPGAPTTPNRPGETDRPDEAPAAGSGNAAATALARLLPRHHRQVTFRTVPRRSGADVYRVTGRAGHILVEGSTPAVQLTGFHRYLRDVAHAHFSWSGERTALPATLPAVRGAIAAEANVRHRFALNDTNDGYTGPYRDWAYWEREIDVLALHGFNEVLVYAGADAVYRRTFIEHGYTDAEVRNWVPGPAHQPWWLMQNMSAFGGPVSRDLLDRRTALAQRITHRLRELGITPVLPGYAGTVPPDFTRRNKGARTVPQGDWAGFPRPDWLDPRTAHFARVARTYYRVQQELYGASSMYKIDLLHEGGTPGPVPVGAAAQAVEKALRTAHPGATWAILGWQTNPRREILDAVDRSKMLVLDGIPDHYPRVTDREKDWGGTPYAFGTIWNFGGHTAMGANTQDWVSLFHRWRTKKGSALRGIALMPEAADNNPAGLALFSDLAWTEGRIDLKDWFARWSVQRYGAADPNARRAWDVLRRTAYGTTRADGWSEAADGLFGARPDLAVNRAAAWSPRQLRYDAAAFDEALPALLAVAPALRGSSAYRYDLMDVARQCVSNRSRLLLPRIKAAYDAGDRTRFRTLTRQWLDWMDLLEETVATSDRHLLGRWTAEARAWGGTAAERDRLEHDAVSLLTVWGPRASADGGKLHDYANREWAGLVGGLYRLRWKTYFTELEAALGARRKPKPIDWYALEDRWTRKRPAYPARPSGDIVAVARKVAARLA